From a region of the Sulfitobacter noctilucicola genome:
- a CDS encoding PhoX family protein, with the protein MNRKDILNDPTIGNKAEAFEAFDDIPTNPNLSRTIGDVINARYGRRDVLRGMLGVSATTALFGTSAMIAPNAGQAASASRYVFDELAAGNDETHHVADGYDAQILLRWGDPITADAPEFDVMNQTAEAQLKQFGYNNDYVGFVSLNDEGTHGLLCVNHEYTNEEVMFPGLGRQDRDGFKGMTPELIDIEMAAHGGSVVEITRDDAGKWSVVRDGKMNRRITPLDTAMTLSGPAAGHDRMKTNDDPAGMNVIGTLNNCAGGMTPWGTWLMAEENFHGYYWTDTLDSEGKPDLTGHSDAASKKRYGVPGMWYNWGTRHDRFNIDREPNAPNKFGWVVEVDPMDPTSTPIKRTALGRFRHEGAETTVSSDGKLVVYMGDDNRFDYQYKYVSDGSVSEVAAENSNLLDEGTLYVARFDEDGTVAWLPLIHGQGPLTAENGFNDQGDVMIDTRLAADLLGATPMDRPEDAQPRGDGTAYIMLTNNTRRKPDDVNAANPRADSSFGHIIEVKEDGGNHAATSGTWSILVKCGDPNISEVGAQWNPETSQNGWFGSPDNCAFDADGRLWISTDQGSNWGKTGKSDGLYALETEGEARGTSKLFFRCPVGGEMCGPYFTDNGETLFLAVQHPGTDGTKDLPGFERNSTFEDPATRWPDFDPAMPPRPSVLVVTKTGGGKIAV; encoded by the coding sequence ATGAACCGCAAAGATATCCTGAACGATCCGACCATTGGAAACAAAGCAGAAGCCTTTGAAGCCTTCGATGATATTCCAACAAATCCAAACTTGTCGCGCACCATCGGCGACGTCATCAACGCACGTTATGGCCGTCGCGACGTGCTTCGCGGGATGCTTGGCGTATCGGCGACGACTGCGCTCTTTGGGACATCCGCAATGATCGCGCCCAATGCCGGCCAAGCGGCCAGCGCCAGTCGCTATGTCTTTGACGAACTCGCCGCAGGGAACGACGAAACACACCATGTGGCAGATGGCTATGACGCGCAGATCCTGTTGCGTTGGGGCGATCCGATCACGGCGGACGCGCCCGAGTTTGATGTGATGAACCAGACGGCCGAGGCGCAGCTGAAGCAGTTCGGCTACAACAATGACTATGTGGGCTTTGTCTCACTGAACGACGAAGGCACACACGGCCTGCTATGCGTCAACCACGAATACACCAACGAAGAAGTGATGTTCCCCGGTCTTGGCCGTCAGGATCGGGACGGTTTCAAAGGCATGACGCCCGAGCTAATCGACATCGAGATGGCCGCGCATGGCGGCTCCGTGGTCGAGATCACCCGCGATGATGCGGGAAAATGGTCCGTTGTGCGCGATGGCAAAATGAATCGCCGCATCACGCCGCTGGACACGGCAATGACGCTAAGCGGTCCTGCCGCAGGTCATGACCGGATGAAAACCAATGATGACCCTGCAGGCATGAATGTGATCGGGACACTGAACAACTGTGCTGGCGGCATGACGCCTTGGGGTACATGGTTGATGGCCGAGGAGAACTTTCACGGCTATTACTGGACCGATACGCTGGACAGCGAAGGCAAGCCAGACCTGACCGGTCACAGCGATGCCGCCTCTAAAAAGCGCTACGGTGTGCCAGGCATGTGGTACAACTGGGGCACGCGCCACGACCGTTTCAACATCGACCGTGAACCTAATGCGCCGAACAAATTCGGCTGGGTGGTCGAGGTCGATCCGATGGACCCGACGTCCACCCCGATCAAACGCACCGCCTTGGGTCGGTTCCGCCACGAGGGGGCCGAAACAACGGTCAGCAGTGATGGCAAACTTGTGGTCTATATGGGCGACGACAACCGCTTCGATTATCAGTACAAATATGTCTCTGACGGATCGGTTTCGGAAGTTGCTGCCGAAAACAGCAATTTGCTGGATGAGGGCACGCTCTACGTGGCGCGTTTTGACGAAGATGGCACGGTTGCATGGTTGCCGCTGATACACGGCCAAGGGCCCCTCACCGCTGAAAACGGGTTCAACGATCAAGGCGATGTGATGATTGACACCCGCCTCGCTGCCGATCTGCTGGGTGCCACACCTATGGACCGCCCCGAAGACGCGCAACCGCGCGGTGATGGCACGGCCTATATCATGCTTACCAACAACACGCGGCGCAAACCCGATGATGTGAATGCAGCAAACCCGCGCGCGGACAGCAGCTTTGGTCATATCATCGAGGTCAAAGAGGATGGCGGCAATCATGCTGCAACCTCCGGCACATGGTCGATTCTTGTGAAATGCGGCGATCCGAACATCTCCGAGGTTGGTGCGCAGTGGAACCCCGAAACCTCCCAGAACGGCTGGTTCGGCTCTCCCGACAACTGTGCCTTCGACGCAGACGGACGCCTGTGGATTTCTACGGATCAGGGATCGAACTGGGGCAAAACCGGCAAATCCGACGGCCTCTATGCACTTGAGACCGAAGGCGAAGCACGTGGGACCTCAAAGCTGTTCTTCCGCTGCCCCGTCGGCGGCGAGATGTGCGGCCCCTACTTCACCGACAACGGTGAGACCCTGTTCCTTGCGGTCCAGCACCCGGGCACCGATGGCACCAAGGACCTGCCGGGCTTCGAGCGCAACTCGACCTTCGAAGATCCTGCAACGCGCTGGCCTGATTTCGACCCCGCAATGCCGCCACGGCCATCCGTGCTGGTGGTGACAAAGACGGGCGGCGGCAAGATCGCCGTTTAG
- a CDS encoding FAD-binding domain-containing protein: protein MTDALTQFPPTLTEARKRLAQFVPHAGVEYARLRNFDHGPGAHDHVSVLSPYIRARLLDETAVTRAVLAQHTTAEADKFLAEVFWRTYWKGWIQQRPTVWDQYLHDLNRLRDDVQSQAGLRARWEEACLGQTGIAPFDAWAHELVSTGYLHNHARMWFASIWIFTLQLPWQLGADFFLRHLLDGDVAVNTLSWRWVAGIQTRGKTYLAQPDNIAKFTGGRFESVTGLASEAPPIDAPEPPAIVPLQPSDPLPLPARYGILLHGEDIDLPRMLRHASEPVAIAYSETTDRHSPWTMAPHVATFRLEAARSVLPDGVTLDVLADAQAISRWAQLHRLEQIVAPYAPTGPARQALDVYEALQDGVPLSLYRRSLDSTAWPKATKGFFPFRKHIPDLIATFGQ from the coding sequence ATGACCGATGCACTGACACAATTCCCGCCAACATTGACCGAAGCCCGCAAGCGTCTGGCACAGTTTGTACCGCACGCCGGTGTCGAATACGCACGATTGCGCAACTTTGATCACGGCCCCGGCGCGCATGACCACGTGTCGGTGCTGTCGCCTTACATCAGGGCGCGACTACTGGATGAGACGGCAGTTACCCGCGCTGTTTTGGCGCAGCATACAACCGCTGAGGCCGACAAGTTTCTGGCGGAGGTTTTCTGGCGCACCTACTGGAAAGGCTGGATTCAGCAACGGCCAACAGTGTGGGATCAATACCTCCATGATCTCAACCGCTTGCGCGATGACGTGCAATCTCAGGCGGGTCTGCGCGCGCGGTGGGAAGAAGCCTGTCTTGGCCAGACCGGTATCGCCCCGTTCGACGCATGGGCGCATGAACTTGTCAGCACTGGTTATCTGCACAATCACGCGCGCATGTGGTTTGCTTCGATCTGGATATTTACGTTGCAATTGCCGTGGCAACTCGGTGCAGACTTTTTTCTCAGGCATCTGCTCGATGGCGATGTGGCCGTCAACACGCTTAGCTGGCGTTGGGTCGCAGGCATCCAGACCCGTGGCAAAACCTATCTGGCGCAACCGGACAACATCGCGAAATTCACAGGCGGCCGGTTTGAAAGTGTAACAGGTCTTGCCAGTGAGGCGCCCCCGATTGACGCGCCTGAACCTCCTGCAATCGTGCCCTTACAACCCAGTGATCCCCTGCCCCTCCCTGCACGCTACGGCATCCTTCTTCACGGCGAGGATATCGACCTTCCTCGTATGCTCCGACATGCGTCCGAACCTGTAGCGATCGCCTATAGCGAGACGACAGACCGTCACAGCCCATGGACTATGGCACCCCACGTCGCGACCTTCCGGCTTGAAGCGGCAAGGTCCGTGCTGCCGGATGGCGTGACCCTGGATGTGCTCGCTGATGCGCAGGCGATCAGTCGGTGGGCGCAGTTACACAGGCTCGAACAGATTGTAGCACCCTATGCCCCGACCGGGCCGGCCCGTCAGGCGCTGGATGTATACGAGGCGCTACAAGATGGCGTCCCACTCAGCCTTTATCGCCGGTCTCTGGACAGCACCGCGTGGCCGAAGGCAACCAAAGGGTTCTTCCCCTTCCGCAAACACATTCCCGACCTCATCGCGACCTTCGGGCAATAG
- a CDS encoding ATP-dependent Clp protease proteolytic subunit: MTDSHQTFMNLVPMVVEQTSRGERAYDIFSRLLKERIIFINGPIHSGMSHLVVAQLLHLEAENPSKEISMYINSPGGEVTAGLSIYDTMQYIRPKVSTLICGMAASMGSVIAIGGEPGMRFALPNAEVMVHQPSGGSQGMAADILISARHIEKTRERMYQLYVKHSGQDYETVQRALDRDTWMSPEEAKEWGHIDEIVESRGKADDPDTPKKGKGDK; the protein is encoded by the coding sequence ATGACCGATTCACACCAGACATTTATGAACCTCGTGCCGATGGTGGTTGAGCAAACCAGCCGTGGCGAACGGGCCTACGATATCTTTTCGCGCCTGCTGAAAGAACGGATCATTTTCATCAACGGCCCTATTCACAGCGGTATGAGCCATCTGGTCGTTGCACAGCTGTTGCACCTTGAGGCGGAAAACCCGTCCAAGGAAATCAGCATGTACATCAACTCTCCGGGTGGTGAAGTGACGGCAGGCCTGTCGATCTATGACACCATGCAGTACATCCGTCCCAAAGTTTCAACGCTGATTTGCGGCATGGCGGCGTCCATGGGCTCTGTTATCGCGATTGGTGGTGAGCCGGGGATGCGGTTTGCGCTGCCCAATGCCGAAGTGATGGTGCACCAGCCTTCAGGCGGGTCTCAGGGTATGGCAGCGGATATACTGATCTCTGCACGCCACATCGAGAAGACGCGTGAACGGATGTACCAGCTCTATGTAAAACACTCCGGTCAGGACTATGAAACCGTGCAGCGCGCGCTGGACCGTGACACATGGATGTCACCCGAAGAAGCCAAGGAATGGGGCCACATCGACGAGATCGTCGAGAGCCGCGGCAAGGCGGATGACCCTGATACCCCTAAAAAGGGCAAGGGCGACAAGTAA